In the genome of Coriobacteriia bacterium, the window CACTCCGCAGCCGCCCGGCGCGATCAGGTCGGTGGCGGCTCGTCCGCGAGGACCGTCGACGGAGCGTCTCCGGCGGCCTCTGCGGTACCCTCCCCGGGTGGCAGCAGCCCCTCACGCAGCGCGACCGCCTCCATCGCCACCACCGCGACCTCCACCATCGAGTCGTCCGGCTCGCGAGTCGTCATCCGCTGCAGCTGCAGGCCGGGCCAGAGCAGCACGCGCACGAAGGGGTCGTCGGGCCGCTTGCCCGCCCAGCGCACGACCTCGTAGGCCAGCCCGGCCACCAGCGGCAGCAGCGCGATGCGGATGAGGATGTTCAGCCCGAGGGAGCCGAGGCGGTGCGTGACGCCCAGCGCCTCCAGGATCGTCCTCACCGGCACGAGCGAGAAGACCACCAGCGCCACGACCATCACCATCAGCAGGAACGACGTCCCGCAGCGTACGTGCTTCGTGGTGTGTCCCTGGATGACGCCGGGGCTCAGCGGCAGGCCGCGCTCGAACGTGTGGATCGTCTTGTGCTCGGCACCGTGGTATGCGAAGACGCGCTGGATGTCGGGCACGCGGCTCACAGCCCAGATGTAGGCGAAGAACGCCGCCACGCGCAGCGCTCCGTCGACCACGTTCCAGGCGAGTGGCCTCTCGATCGCGGGCCCGACGAGGACGTTCGTCAGCACCGCGGGGATCACGATGAACAGCAGGACCGCCAGCGCCAGCCCGAGCACCATCGAGATGCCGACCTCACGGCT includes:
- a CDS encoding DUF1385 domain-containing protein, whose product is MMRGRRNWAVAVRKGDGSVHVEAHDLRLAAEDKPWLGKPVIRGVWGFYETLVLAMKAFQVSAEQAGETEEEQLSSREVGISMVLGLALAVLLFIVIPAVLTNVLVGPAIERPLAWNVVDGALRVAAFFAYIWAVSRVPDIQRVFAYHGAEHKTIHTFERGLPLSPGVIQGHTTKHVRCGTSFLLMVMVVALVVFSLVPVRTILEALGVTHRLGSLGLNILIRIALLPLVAGLAYEVVRWAGKRPDDPFVRVLLWPGLQLQRMTTREPDDSMVEVAVVAMEAVALREGLLPPGEGTAEAAGDAPSTVLADEPPPT